Part of the Rhizobium sp. WYJ-E13 genome is shown below.
GACAGGCATACATTGGGTTTCGGTTATGGCGAACGGGCGGTCTATGCGGCAGATCCATGGAACTCGCGCGGGCGCCTCTATCCAGAGAGCGGCAGCCCGACGCGCTCCGATTTTCAGCGAGACCGCGACCGCATTGTCCATACGACGGCCTTTCGCCGGCTGAAGCATAAGACACAGGTTTTCATCGCTCAGGACGGCGACCATTACCGCACACGCCTGACGCATACGATCGAGGTGGCGCAGATCGCCCGCGCGCTTGCCCGCGCCCTGAAGGCCGATGAGGACTTGGCCGAGGGCGTGGCGCTCGTCCACGATTTCGGCCACACGCCCTTCGGCCATACCGGCGAGGATGCGCTGCATGAAGAACTGCTGCCCTATGGCGGCTTCGACCACAATGCCCAATCCTTGCGCATCGTTACCAAACTCGAGCGGCGTTATGCCGAATTCGACGGCATCAACCTGACCTGGGAAAGTCTGGAGGGTCTCGTCAAGCATAACGGCCCGCTGCTGACGGCCGATGGCGTTGGCACGCGCGGACCGGTGCCGCAGCCGATTCTCGACTATTGCGAGTTGCACGATCTGGAGCTTGCGAGCTATGCAAGCCTCGAAGCCCAGGTCGCCGCCATCGCCGATGACATCGCCTACAACACGCATGACATCGATGACGGCCTGCGCTCGGGTTATCTGAGTTTCGAGATGCTGGAGGAAATTCCGTTCCTCGCCGGGCTGATGGCCGAGGTGAGAGAGCGCTACCCGCATCTGGAGCCGAGCCGTTTCACGCATGAAATCATGCGCCGTCAGATCACGCGCATGGTCGAGGACGTCATCGGCGTGGCGCAGAAACGCCTCGCAGAGCTGAAACCGCAGAGCGCCGATGATATCCGCAAAGCGGATCATGTGATGGCAACATTTTCGGACGAGATGGCCGAAACAGACAGGCAGATCAAGGCGATGCTCTTCAAGCGCATCTACCGGAATCCCGACATCATGCGCATCCGCGCCGGTGCCGCCCAGATCGTCAAGGATCTCTTCGGCGCCTACATGGCCAATCCCAAGGAGATGCAGAGCCATTATTGGGTAGACCATATCGCCGGTCTCTCCGATGCGCCGAAAGCCCGCCATGTCGGCGATTATCTTGCCGGCATGACGGACACTTATGCCATCAGTGCCCACAGGCGATTGTTTGACCACACTCCGGATTTGCGATAGGCAGCGGGCGCCCGGCAGCCGCCGGCGATCCTATTGGCACAGCCTGTGCATGGAAGAGTGCGATGAACCTTTTTACCGATTTTGAAGCCAGGATTAAAAACGCCCTTGAACAGCTCGATCTGGTCAAGGAAAAGCGATCCGAGCTCGATTTCGGTCGTATCGCCGTCGAGCCGCCGCGTGAGGCGAGCCACGGCGATGTCGCGACCAACGCTGCCATGGTGCTTGCCAAGCCGCTCGGCACCAATCCGCGTGCACTGGCCGAAATCATCATCGCCAAGCTGCAGGAAGATGCTGACGTCGCCGAAGTTTCGGTCGCCGGTCCGGGCTTTATCAACCTCAGGCTTTCCGTCGGTTACTGGCAGCGCCTGCTTGGTGCGATGATCCAGTCGGGCATTAAATACGGCCGTTCCGGTCTGGGGCAGGGCCGCAAGGTCAATGTCGAATATGTCTCGGCCAATCCGACCGGCCCGATGCATGTCGGCCATTGCCGCGGCGCTGTTGTCGGCGATGCGCTGGCGAACCTGCTCGCCTTTGCCGGTTACGATGTCGTCAAGGAATATTACATCAACGACGCGGGCTCGCAGATCGATGTGCTCGCGCGGTCCGTCTTCCTGCGCTATCGCGAGGCGCTCGGCGAGAAGATCGGCGAGATCCCGTCCGGCCTCTATCCGGGAGACTATCTGGTCCCGGTCGGGGAATCGCTTGCTGCCGAATATGGCGTGCGTCTGCACAATATGCCGGAAGAGCAGTGGATGCCGATCGTCAAGGATCGCGCCATCGAGATGATGATGGCGATGATCCGTGAGGATCTGGCCGCGCTCAACGTCCATCACGACATCTTCTTCTCGGAGCGCACGTTGCATGCCAATGGCGCAGCCGCAATCCGCACCGCCATCAACGACCTGACCTTCAAGGGTTATGTCTACAAGGGTACGCTGCCGCCGCCGAAGGGTCAGCTTCTCGAAGACTGGGAGGACCGCGAACAGACGCTCTTCCGCTCGACCGAAGTCGGGGACGATATCGACCGTGCGCTCATCAAGTCGGACGGCTCCTATACCTATTTCGCCGCCGACGTCGCCTACTTCAAGAACAAGTTCGACCGCGGCTTCGACGAGATGATCTATGTGCTTGGCGCCGATCATGGCGGCTACGTGAAGCGTCTCGAGGCGGTCGCACGCGGCGTTTCGGACGGCAAGGCGAAGCTGACGGTGCTGCTCTGCCAGCTCGTGAAGCTGTTCCGCGACGGCGAACCGGTGAAGATGTCCAAGCGCTCGGGCGATTTTGTCACATTGCGCGATGTGGTGGAGGAGGTCGGACGTGATTCGGTCCGCTTCATGATGCTTTACCGCAAGAATTCCGAGCCATTGGACTTCGATTTCGCAAAAGTAACGGAGCAATCCAAAGATAATCCGGTCTTTTACGTGCAGTATGCGCATGCCCGCTGCATGTCAGTCTTCCGGCAGGCGAAGGAAGCCTTCCCGGATCTTGCTCCGACGCCTGAGATTTTGGCGCAATCCGTTGCAGGCATTAGCGATTCCGCCGAATTGCAGCTGATTGCCAAGGCCGCGGAATTCCCGCGAATCGTTGAAAGTGCAGCCCAGTCTCAAGAGCCGCATCGCATCGCTTTTTACCTCTATGATCTTGCCAGCGCTTTCCACGCGCACTGGAACAAAGGTAAAGATCAGACTGAATTACGATTTGTTAACGATAAGAACCGAGAATCGAGTATTGCCAGACTTGGGTTGGTGTACGCCGTCGCGTCGGTTTTGAAGTCGGGACTTGCCATTACAGGCACTGCCGCACCGGACGAGATGCGATAACGTCACCATTTCCCCACAATGCGCTGGCATTGAAGTGTTTGCGTTTTTGAGTGGGATGGGCATGGCTGATAAACGACTTGCGTATGACACGCGCGGTAAAGACGATATGTTTGCCGACGATGATCCGTTGGCTGAACTTGCTCGTATCGTCGGCTTTGAACCCCGAATTGCGGCCAATACTGTAGACGAACCTCAGCGGCAGGAGCCAGTTCTCAATCTCGAGGACGAGCTTCTCCGCGAGTTCGAGAGCTATGATGCGCCGCGTCCCCTGGCTGCCTCCGATCATCAGGTGGGGCCAGTCGCTCAACAACAAGTCGAAGCCGACGACTATGTCGAGCCGGTTCAGGAGGACGTTCCCTCGATTGGTGAGGAACTTGTTGCGACGGTCGTGTCCGATTTCGAGGCGCCTGTTGTCGAGCCGGAGTTCCCGGAAGCAACTGCCGTTGCTCCCGAAGTGGCTGCTCCCGAACCGGTGGCGGTCAATCGGGAGGCACCTGGCGCTGACGATTGGGCTCCTGTTCCGACGAAGCCCGTTGCCGTTTCTGCCGATCCTCCGTCCACATTTACGACAT
Proteins encoded:
- the argS gene encoding arginine--tRNA ligase gives rise to the protein MNLFTDFEARIKNALEQLDLVKEKRSELDFGRIAVEPPREASHGDVATNAAMVLAKPLGTNPRALAEIIIAKLQEDADVAEVSVAGPGFINLRLSVGYWQRLLGAMIQSGIKYGRSGLGQGRKVNVEYVSANPTGPMHVGHCRGAVVGDALANLLAFAGYDVVKEYYINDAGSQIDVLARSVFLRYREALGEKIGEIPSGLYPGDYLVPVGESLAAEYGVRLHNMPEEQWMPIVKDRAIEMMMAMIREDLAALNVHHDIFFSERTLHANGAAAIRTAINDLTFKGYVYKGTLPPPKGQLLEDWEDREQTLFRSTEVGDDIDRALIKSDGSYTYFAADVAYFKNKFDRGFDEMIYVLGADHGGYVKRLEAVARGVSDGKAKLTVLLCQLVKLFRDGEPVKMSKRSGDFVTLRDVVEEVGRDSVRFMMLYRKNSEPLDFDFAKVTEQSKDNPVFYVQYAHARCMSVFRQAKEAFPDLAPTPEILAQSVAGISDSAELQLIAKAAEFPRIVESAAQSQEPHRIAFYLYDLASAFHAHWNKGKDQTELRFVNDKNRESSIARLGLVYAVASVLKSGLAITGTAAPDEMR
- a CDS encoding deoxyguanosinetriphosphate triphosphohydrolase, producing the protein MSFDRHTLGFGYGERAVYAADPWNSRGRLYPESGSPTRSDFQRDRDRIVHTTAFRRLKHKTQVFIAQDGDHYRTRLTHTIEVAQIARALARALKADEDLAEGVALVHDFGHTPFGHTGEDALHEELLPYGGFDHNAQSLRIVTKLERRYAEFDGINLTWESLEGLVKHNGPLLTADGVGTRGPVPQPILDYCELHDLELASYASLEAQVAAIADDIAYNTHDIDDGLRSGYLSFEMLEEIPFLAGLMAEVRERYPHLEPSRFTHEIMRRQITRMVEDVIGVAQKRLAELKPQSADDIRKADHVMATFSDEMAETDRQIKAMLFKRIYRNPDIMRIRAGAAQIVKDLFGAYMANPKEMQSHYWVDHIAGLSDAPKARHVGDYLAGMTDTYAISAHRRLFDHTPDLR